The Alphaproteobacteria bacterium genome contains a region encoding:
- the hydA gene encoding dihydropyrimidinase encodes MQPFDLVIRGGTVATATDSFKADLGIRGAKIAAIGEGLDRGSAEIDARGKLVLPGGVDSHSHIEQLSASGLMNADTFESATTAAAFGGTTTVISFAAQHVGMSLKTVVDEYHEYAERGAVVDYAFHMILADPREEVLAKEVPPLVNAGHASLKVFMTYDRLKVDDEQLLNVLQSARDNRAMVCVHAENHGMISWMGKRLVKHGYTAPKYHSISHPRVCEPEAFQRLIACAALVDQPIMIFHVSTAEGTHVIRKARGEGLKVFAETCPQYLFMTKKDLDKPGLEGGKWMFSPPAREASDQEALWQALALGDLQVISSDHAPYAYDKTGKLVAGKTSTFKQIPNGMPGLEARLPVVFDEMVSNGRFDVSKFVAWTSTNPAKIYGLYPKKGTLAIGSDADVAIWDPKKSVTFSDKTVKDRAGYTPWKGKTVKGWPTTVLLRGEVLVSDNQLRARPGSGEFLARKAGQAAEPLGRATLEFDPKRNFGAKLR; translated from the coding sequence ATGCAACCCTTCGATCTGGTGATCCGCGGCGGCACGGTCGCGACCGCAACCGACAGCTTCAAGGCCGACCTCGGCATCCGCGGGGCCAAGATCGCGGCGATCGGCGAAGGGCTCGACCGCGGGAGCGCTGAGATCGATGCGCGCGGCAAGCTCGTGCTGCCCGGCGGTGTGGACAGCCACAGCCACATCGAGCAGTTGTCCGCCTCCGGCCTGATGAACGCCGACACCTTCGAGAGTGCCACCACGGCGGCGGCCTTCGGCGGCACCACCACGGTCATCTCGTTCGCCGCGCAGCACGTCGGCATGAGCCTGAAGACGGTGGTGGATGAATATCACGAGTACGCCGAGCGCGGCGCAGTCGTGGATTATGCGTTTCACATGATCCTCGCCGACCCGCGCGAGGAGGTGCTGGCGAAGGAGGTCCCGCCGCTGGTGAACGCGGGGCACGCCTCGCTGAAAGTGTTCATGACCTACGACCGCCTCAAGGTCGACGACGAACAGCTGCTCAATGTGCTGCAGTCGGCGCGCGACAACCGCGCGATGGTCTGCGTGCATGCCGAGAACCACGGCATGATCTCGTGGATGGGCAAGCGGCTCGTGAAGCACGGCTACACGGCGCCGAAGTACCATTCGATCTCGCACCCGCGCGTGTGCGAGCCGGAAGCCTTCCAGCGGCTGATCGCGTGCGCCGCGCTGGTCGATCAGCCGATCATGATCTTCCACGTCTCGACCGCGGAAGGCACGCACGTCATTCGCAAGGCGCGCGGCGAAGGGCTGAAGGTGTTCGCCGAGACCTGCCCGCAATATCTGTTCATGACCAAGAAGGACCTCGACAAGCCCGGCCTCGAAGGCGGCAAGTGGATGTTCTCGCCGCCGGCACGCGAGGCGAGTGATCAGGAGGCACTGTGGCAGGCGCTCGCTCTCGGCGACCTGCAGGTGATCTCGTCCGACCACGCGCCCTATGCGTACGACAAGACCGGCAAGCTGGTCGCCGGCAAGACATCCACCTTCAAGCAGATCCCGAACGGCATGCCCGGGCTCGAGGCGCGCCTTCCCGTGGTGTTCGACGAGATGGTGTCGAACGGGCGCTTCGACGTGAGCAAGTTCGTCGCATGGACCTCGACCAACCCGGCGAAGATCTACGGCCTCTATCCCAAGAAGGGCACGCTTGCGATCGGCTCGGATGCCGACGTGGCGATCTGGGACCCGAAGAAGAGCGTCACGTTCTCGGACAAGACCGTGAAGGACCGAGCCGGCTACACGCCGTGGAAAGGAAAGACCGTGAAGGGCTGGCCGACCACCGTGCTGCTGCGCGGCGAAGTTCTTGTGTCGGACAAC